TcatctacacaaaaaaaaacatttacattagtctgaaattaaataaatgagaatTTAGCTTCATGCCACCACTTCTTCATGAGACGCGTGTGTGTGCGATTTCTCTACAGTTATACAGAAGACGGGTGGACCTGCACCTGATCCGGCGTTCTGCTGCCGCAGCTGCCTGCGCGACGTCGCTCTGCCCGCGTACCGCCGATCCGTGTCCGACAGCAGCGTCGCGCTGCGCCTGCGCAGTCCGCCACACTCGTCTTCACCCTCCTCATCGCCGTCGTCAAACTTATCGATCACTTTGGCTTTGGTCGCTGCGAAAAAAGAGGGGGTCCGGTCACGCTCGCCGCTTTTACTCCGTTTTGCTTATTATCACGAGGCGGTTGATGAAGTTTATGTTAATGGTGACGATGGTTATCTCCAGCGAGACGGGCAGCGTGGGGCAGATTCTCGCCGGTTCGACAGAAAAAGGGCCAGGTTCTCACCAAAACAACCCCGTTCGCCACACAGGCGCCACAAAACACGAACTCTACCTTCATCTTCGTCATCCTCCGGGTCCGCGAACTTCGGTAACGGGTTTAACAACTCCTCTAACTGCTGCGATATGGAGGCGGCCATCTTCCTTCTCAGGCGCAGGCGATTTTCTACGTCATCCAAACGCGACGGCGGCAATTTGTTCACGTGACAAAATTCCTGCCTTCTCATTGGTCCGATTCACTTTCACAGCGGCTGCGCAAATTTACTGCTTTATGTgacattattcatttaaaacatttgttttttttaaatgatatttcatTTACTGAGATGTAGTGTGAACATATTCTATGAACTGGTAAACGTTGTGTTTATTCAAAATGACGTAATACAGACTAAAACTGGGAAAGtatgaaatgaaacataaatgcataaacaacATGAAATATTCAGTCAGCTTTCTAAAAACGTTTTATTCAAAAGCCATCAAatctattcattattaatacAGTGAATGGTCTAATCTGCACAGAGCTCACAGAAGCATAATCagaacataatataatataataaataaatgcaatattcCCATAAAGGATCAAAAGgtagcagcagctgcaggagagaCGTGTGACGCGATCAGTCAAGGCAGTTTGGTCGTGATCTTCGTTCCCTTCTCgtttttgtaaaacattttccGTCCAGTTGTAAATACACACAGGAAAAGAGCAAAAATAGgagcaataaataaagaaatgagcaataaataaatacattggcaaataaataaatgtttggtTGTTGCTGAAAAAAGTCTCCCCGTTTCTGATATGAGGTTTTGACATGGTGCTGATACTCTGACCCCtgaaaggttaaaggtcaactCGAGCCTCCTGTCTGTGTGGCTGGGAGAGCAGCTGACTGGTTTTGGAAGGTAGACTTCGTTTCACAATTCAAGGGACATTTGGTGGCTGAAGTGATGCCCCCGTCCTTGTCTGGTGTTGTAGCTGCCACCGCCGGGCCGGCGGTCCTCTTTCGCTTCAAATTCATCTTTATTACACAGCAAGAGAGCACGAAtagaaacaggaaacagaaatagacCAGTGAAGTCAACAGGCGCCGTGTCACCtgagggcgactgtccctgggCTACCAGACGGTCCCTTCGCTCAGCTCTGAGGACGGGTGGGACAGTTGGCTGCTGTAGCCGCCGCCGTTGAGACCCATTGAGGCGAAGGGGGTCCCGGGGCCACACATCTCACTGGAGACGCTCTGCATGGAtccggggccgccaggctcCGGGCTTGGTGAGTCCCCTGGGTGCTGAGACGCGATGTCGGTGTAACACGGGACCTCCCCAgacgggtggtggtggtggtggtggtccaTGGTCCCCAGAGGAGTCCCTGCTGGGCCAGAGGAAGACACGTAGCCCAGGTCCCCAGGGGTCTGCGCGTGTGACGCCGGGGGTCCCTGGGGGAAGTAGTCATAATTCCCTCCATAGTATTCACCCTGATAATCTGGAGAGACGGACACACACCCCGCATGAACACACGTCATAAGCTGGTCCCTGTGTTTCCCCAGCGCGCCACGAGACTCGCACCTGCGTAGTAGGGGAAGTGGCCGCTCGGCGTGAGTTCTCCGGGCTCCAGCCGGTCCACCAGGGCTCTCATCCTCCTGGGGTTGCGGAACAGGGCGTGTCTCCGGGCGCCCAGTGCGCTCAGCTGCTTCATGCGCCGCTCTTTGGAGcgccggttctggaaccagacctGGACCCAAACAGAAAGTTATATAGAAAGAACTCATTTTAACCatagcgctctctctctctctctctctctctttgtataTGTACATATTCAACTCAAACTAGTTGCACAGACCACAGAACGAGatattgtttggtttttttattatggaatttattattataaagataTCCTCTAACCaacgttttaaaaatgaatgaatggatccCACCTGGATGACCCGCATGTTGAGCCCCGTCTCCTGCGCCAGCTGCTCCCGGATGTGGCGCGTGGGTTTGGGTGTGGCCGCGAACGCCGCCTTCAGGGTCTCCAGCTGCTTGGCTTTGATGGTGGTCCTCGGTCCGCGCCGCTTGCCGCCCGCGGTCTGCTCGTCGTTGTCGTTGCTGCTCGGCTCCTTATCCGATAAATGTCCGTTTTCCGAATCCTTGCCGTCGTCCTGGGGGTCTGGAGAGAGACTGGGGTCGCTGCACGTGGTAACTGGAACAAATGCCGCATTATTAGaattatcattgttattatgattattgttgttgttgatgttataATGGCCGTTGCCATGGTGAACCCACCTGACAGCAGGGTCGCGTCTTTCCCGCCACCGGCGCTGTGGTTTAAATAATCCTCTTTACACACGAACTTGTAATCGTCCAGGATGTAGAGCTCCTCGCCGGTGGAGATCTGCTTGCTGCACATGATGCAGGTGAAGCAGGTGAGATGGAAGACTTTACTGCGGGCCCTGCGCACCAGGTCGCTGGGCGAGATGCCCTGCGCGCAGCCGCCGCACTTGGTCCCGTAGCGCCTGCGTGGGGTGGGACGAGACGTTCATTTTTACCCTGTTTACCCTCttataatgtaataattcacctttttaacattttaccctgttaaaatgtaataattcacgttttttttttacatttttaccctGTTAGAATTTAATAATTCACGTTTTGTAACATTTCATATTGTAATAATTCAcgtattttaacattttaccaTGTTATAATGTAATACTTCacgtttttaacattttaccctgttataatgtaataattcaCGTTTTGTAACATTTCATAATGTAATAATTCACgttttttaacatttcatatCGTAATaattcacgtttttttttttactttttaccatgttataatgtaataattcacgtttttaacatttcataatgtaataattcacgtttttttatttcataatctaaccttttacatttttaccctGTTATAATGCAATAATGTAATAtaaccttttactttttttactctgttataatgtaataataaaattaaaaccttttacatttttaccctgttataatgcaataataaaatgtaaccttttacttttttaccttgttataatgtaataataaaattaaacttttaaaatttattctgttataatgtaataattcacgttttttaaaacattttataatgtaaccttttacatttttaccctgttataataatgtaatgtaacattttacatttttaccctATTATAATGTGATATTTCACATTATTGAACATTTcacaatttaatatttaacattttgttaacatttcataatgtatcatttatatttttacagcGTCACGATctattttaatgttataatgGAACGTTACCGTCATAAAGTAacgcttaatttttttttacatttttcccaTGCcgtcaaataaaaatgtacccTGTGGTAATAAAacgtttaacattttttttcttgtatctAACAATCTTATATACTTTACAAtctttaacgtttttttttttaccgtgtCATATTTCCACAGTTTACCGCGTGGTAACGTAGCGCGTTCCGGTGCGTGGCAGGCATCTTGGATCCTGTTCTTCAGAGCCGGATTTATTATCCACGGGAGCtctgacaatgtgtgtgtgagtgtgtgtgtgtgagtgtgtgtgttcccgcagcagcagcagcgtgtaAATAATCGCGTTTTGGCGCAGATCCGCGTTGGAACGGCGTGACGCGCGGCTTTTACGCGCCGCGTTCTGCCACTTTGTCGCCTATTTATTCGGAATAATCGCTCGTTCCGGCTTCTTCCCACCTGAAGAAGTCGCTCTTGCAGTACAGGCGACCGTCGCGGGTGAAGCACTTGTCGCTCAGGCGACAGCGGCAGTCGCAGCAGCGGACGCACTCGGCGTGCCAGGCGCGGTCCAGCACGTTCAGCAGGAACCTGTCCAGGATGGGCCGCTCGCACCCGGCGCACTGGACCATGATCCCCGCGGCGCTCGGAGCGTCAGTCGCGGCGCCGCGCCGGCATGGTGGCGACTGGGCTTTCCCGGAGCGCGCGACTCGGACCCTATCCTGGCCGGTGACGTCACGCCCGAGGCGGACAAATCAGCGTCCTGCGACCCGAACAGAAGACGTcgtttttggtttcttttcgTTAGAAGATTCGTCTTCAGTGGAACCGTCTCTGGCGTGGAAATCTCCAGTTAAGCCAGCGTCTGTAGCTGCATGAACTCTGACCTTTTGTGGAGTCAACGTTGACCTGTGAATTTGAACTTCACACCTCGACAATAAAAGCTTTGCCCTTATTTGCAGGCGTTGCGCGTCATTTCTGCGTAAATCTGATTATTTCGAGTAAAGCGGCTTTTACCGGCTGCGGTGGAGATAATACACCGCGCAGCGGAGATATGATCGCGGGCGGACAGGACAGTTCCTGTTCTCCACTgatacaggacacacacacctacacgtatacacacacacataaaaatacacacacacgtatacatacacacgcacatgtataaatataaacacacatatgcatgcacacacacacacacacacacacacacacacacacacacacatatacatatacacaccctcacacccccacacatatacacacaccctcacacacacacacacacacatatatatatataaatacacacacacagtaagtacaggccaaaagtttgcacaccttctcattcaacgtgttttctttattttcatgaccatttacgttggtagattctcactgaaggcatcaaaactatgaatgaacacatgtgaagttatgtacaaaaaaaggtgaaataagtgaaaacatgttttatattctagtttctttgctctgattactgctttgcacactcttgccattctctcgatgagcttcaagaggtcgtctcctgaaatgcttctccaacagtcttgaaggagttcccagaggtgtttagcacttgttggggtccagctcaccccaaaccatctggattgggttcaggtccggtgactgtggaggtcaggtctccactttttgttaagtacagaactccacatgtgttcattcatagttttgatgtcttcagtgagaatctacaaatgtaaatgatcataaaataaagaaaccgcgttgaatgagaaggtgtccaaagttttggcctgtgctgtacgcatacacacacaccctcacacacacacacacacacaccgttacacccctccacacacatataaatacacccctcccaccccccacacatatacacacaccctcacacacacaaaggcagacAGCAGCAGAGGTTCAAACCACCAGCACCTTttctgcaatataaaaaaaaacaaaacgtaTTACATTACCCACTTTACAACACTATTCCAAATtccacaacaataataatattaataactacAACTACAATCGGAATAACTATGAGTAAATAATAAGAAAATTGTTTACAGATTAAGATTAACTTTATTAAAACAGATGAAAATTCATTTTCCATTTACATGCCCAGTGCAACAAAGatggaaacaaaaaaactatataaattGCTGATAAAGTATACTTTAACTTAAATTATTATGAAGGTGTTTTTACCAAAGGACAGATGTGCGGACATGTCCAACGTGACAGTAATAGctagtaataaaaaaacatgttgagcTAGTGAAGcaagatgaataaaataataagtaaaGTGTGGTTCATGTTGGTCCCACATGTATTTCTGATACATTGTGAAATATCGCGATAATTCGCGACAGTTCGTCCAGCACGTGCTCTACCCTCTGTTTGTTTTGGCTTCAGCGCCGCTCATTAACGCGCGTTAATTACGGCTAATTGGCTGTAACAGAATGAGCAGGAAACCCGATGGGAACCTCAccccaacacacaacacacaactaATTAGCATATGCTAATTAAAAACCACGATTTCATGTCcactgaggaggaggaagttTGTGGAAACTTCATTTGAAACTCCTCccctcctcatttgcatattgTGCAATCAAGCAGCCTTTTCATCTGAGGAGAGAGACGGAATATGAatggaaattaaaataatatctcTGATTGAATTCTGGAGCGTTTCCGTGGCTGCCACATGAATGCTCAGATTGAGGGTTAGGGATGAAGGCGAGGTCGCCCATGGCAACAGCAGGGCAGGGGTCTGGTGGATCTGGACCAGCTGACGCCACATGAATGGGTTCTCAGGGTTCCTGTGCGGGTTCCATGTACAGGAACACGCTTCTATACGTTTACATGTGTGTACATTACACAGTGATGTGGCCTACAATGACAAGAGCTTCACAAAATGCCcctaaaaatctgaaaatacaTCCAGTTTGACCCAAATCTGGTTCCATTTTTTGCATGAAAACACTCGATAAATGACCTCTGCAATATTGTTCAGAATTTACCATTTACCATTTCCATCATTTGTTCCTTCAGGCAAAGCCTCTGGTCTCAGTGAagtgtttattttacattgagAGGATCTCCAGATATTGAGACCCTGTGTGTTGGGTGTGAAAATGAGGTAGAAGAGAGGGGTAGAAGGAAGCGAGGtggattgtgggtgtgtgtatgtgtgtgtgatggagctgATTTGCCCAGGGAGAGGGTGTGGGGGAGGAGCCTCTTGCCGCCAGGGACCCTGGGGGGCCGAAGCCCGGGACTGGGTGATGATGGAGATGGATGCAGGCGGCCCACAGACGGCCCCGACACTCGGGCAAATTAAAAGGCTATTTTGTCGTGTTGTAAAGGAACAGAACGGTACGGAGGGGGCATCCCCCCAAACTCCACCCACCCCCTCACACCCCGCCCCTCTGTTCCTTTTCTCCATTTGTCTCTTCAGTGTCATCAATCCCCCGGAGGACGGGAGCCGTTACACGCCTTTCactcatgcaaacacacactcggcTGTCTCTGTTTATAAAAGATAAAATtgaaatatatgaaatgaaatccCTTGCCTTTGTGTAGGACGTGACCAAAACGCAAAGATCCAAATCCATCAATAGttatattaaaacacacattcatctttttttctataATCCCAAATACACGGCAAGTCTGAATATACAAATGACAAATCTTGTTATAAAATATGGTTATTAGGTGCCAATGATCattgttgtactttttttttttttatgtattaaggAAAAAACCTGGCGGCCGAGGAACTCCAGTTTGCTTATTAGGTGATTAGATGCTGATCATTTATCCTCAATTTGAATTTAATAGAGCagctgacccacacacacacacagctgagttGTCCtccacattgtgtgtgtgtgtgtgtgtgtgtgaagctgaaAGAGAAAGTGGTGGCATATGGCAGCTGGCCAGACGACCTCAGGCTGATAGGGTATCAGCAGCAGGGAATGCTGGGTAGTGTAGCTGAGTTATGATCATTGTGCTCTCAGTTATGTCGCCGTGAGATGTTATCTGAGTTTCCATTTTCACCCCCTCTCCAAAAAGAAACGTGTTCACAATTTTCTTCATCATGATCTAATCTGAGCTCAAATGACACGTGTGGCTGCATGGAGAGACAATATTCGACTAAAATGAGCGCAGCACTTATCAGgggaatcaataaaaaaatagattccTCATGTTTGTTTATGTATTCATGCTTTTTATTATGCTTATGTTCTACATGGGCAGCATGAGAAACGTCCCCTCATCATGTCCCGCCGTCCCGGCCCTGATGATATCTCTGCGCACAGATTGCTGCCACTTGATTATAAAGGACCCTGGTGGACATGGGCAGGGCGCAATCAGGACAATTTACTGTGGGGTCACAACCCAGAGGTGCCCTGCGGTGGCTTATCATGTCTGAGAAGGAGAGCCGAGCGCCGGGGGGGCGGTCGGTGTATCAATCGATTGAGTAATGTGTTTCCGAGGGGAGATATGTACATAGGCGGGTCAATAAGAGAAAATGataacaaaaataattctgCCGTGGGAAAATAAATGACAGTGAGGCGGAGGTTTCTGAAATCTATATAACCAAGAACACACTGTATAGATTCAAATTTATTCCAAGCCctgtaataatttcatattttcaccATCCATTTTAAACTTAATGTGTagtgaatattaaaatatataattcaatTAAATTCTGAAAACTTTATGGAAACAAATTACTAATGTGTTGATACAAATGGTGTGTGCTGTATTGGTATACACGTATATTATCACACTCAATACAAAAACCAAACAGAAGCTcagaagcgcacacacacacacacacacacacacagatcaatcTGGAAAGCTGTGTTTCTTCAGCAGGACGTGCCCTGACTCTCTGGCTCTAGTTGACCGACCCCAGGGCGGGAGGGGTAGATCCGCAGACAGAGCCCCGACTGCCCCGCCCTTCAGACCGAAGCCCCCCGCCCCAGATCTCTGAGGGGCATCCAGAAGGGTCCCGCACAAAGGAGGCCGACCCTCGCCAAGCTGGTCCCCCGCAGGCCTGATTACCCTTCAATAGCCAAGCGGGGATTGATACAGTCACTCAGGGCGGCGCGGCCACTTCCCCTCGGATGAGCAGGCAAATGGAATTCTGGGAACGGCTGTATGAGTGTGATGCGCGTTCAGAATCTCCCAATAACCCAATTTCTTGCCAATGATTATTTCCGGGGTTTTTTAAAAGGCCTCGGGAGCACGTTCGCACATTTTCATGCCGAACTCCCGTTCTTCGCTGGGATATTGATGATGGCCGCGGCTTGTTTATGGTCGACATTGGACAGCACATGCGTCCCGGCACCACTTCTCAGGCCCAGTCAATACGCCACAAACTGATCTGTGTTCAGCTGAGCAGCAGATATCGACCCGCGGAGAGAAAAAGCCGGTGGACACGGTGTTctgagaggagggagggagggaggaccgTGTCAGGAGCGGTGGATACCATCTCGACATCGTGACATCTGGTAACAATGGCGGTGAAACCCTCCTCGAGGACAAGCTGAAGAACACGGAACTGTGCATCTAGGAGCCATTCCTTCACTCCGTGGATGCCAGGCGTTCCAGGAGCATGGTTAGGGGCGCGTGGTTAATATTAATAAGACACTAAGAAGgttgtgaaccttcactggtcacACAATTCGACTCGGTTACCATGATCAACGCCTCGGTTATCGATGCGTgacgatgcatcccatcaatttttcaaCATGACTTCACATTGCGTTTTAAAATACGTCAGTTGAAATGAGAGTTAACTCACCAACTGAATGCCGACCGTTTTACAAAGTGCCCAGATGGCCGTTCAGCGCCAGCGTTTGTATGACATCAAATAAACGCCGCATGCAGCGTATTTTTCGCATCAACTACTGTCAAAATACCGACGAGCAGTAAAGGGCAACGACTGTTAAACAGCGATGAGCGCCAAACATCGGCAAGCGAACGGCAGCATAAACGGCCAATCGATCACAGCTACGACACGCAGCAAAAACCCACACGCCGTTCATTTCGACTGTCTGCGCGGACGAGGCTGaactcagatcaggccaccGCAGTCACATTTTAACgagaattttttacatttacatttgtggcatttatcagacgcccttatccagagcgacttacagtcagtagttacagggacagtccccccctggagacactcagggttaagtgtcttgctcagggacacgatggtagtaagtggggtttgaacctgggtcttctggttcataggcgagtgtgttacccgctaggctactaccaccccttttttATACCACCGCCCAAAAATCAgatgcggggcagtggtggccttgcggttaaggaagcggccctgtaatcagaaggttgccggttcgaatccagatctgccaaggtgccactgaggtgccactgagcaaaagcaccgtccccacacactgcagttTTTGCTGCACGTTGTTTCCGTGTTCAGTTGCCGTTTACTTACAACCCAATTCCAATTCCCCGCTACCAACATGTATCCCAAAGTGCCACTTTGTGAAATATTCTCCTTCTTTATGGCTGAAACAACAGGGATGTGAAATATGCAGAAACAATCGTTTCATCCAGAAGGTGTTCCGTGTAAAacttttacagtttttacagtttacatGTTAATATAAAAAGAGCAGCAGAGAGCAGCAGATTGTTGTTCGGGGGTCGATAGGCCAGTTggggggcagcgtgtggggagGAAGTATAGAAGAACAGAGATGATGCAAAGCATGGACACAGCACCACGTgtcaccatacacacacacacacacacacacacacacacacagagcatctTTTAGGTCTGTCTTTTCCACAGGATCACTTTTAACAATAAGGTGATCCGCCCCTTTACAGCCTGCACTCCTGCTGACCCCTTCACTCGACCCTGTGACCCCTGACCAGCTGATCAGGACATAACCTATCCCAGCCACCCTCAGAACAATAAAATGGGCGCGGCGGAGAGAAAAAAACGAGGCTCCAACCCATCGCTGGTCAGGTCTGTTGCCCGCGCTGCTGACTGACAGGCCGTGTCTCTATGGCGTCAGACAGACTCCAGCTGCCGTGGCAACCCCCGAAGCCTgcgctggccccgcccctgtTTTGCATGTCTCATTTGAATATATTGAGTGGGCCATCTGTAAGCCATTTGTCTCATTCAAAAAGCCGTTAGACGCGGCTTCTTTCTCCCACCAGGAGGATATTAACACATAAGcagggtaaacacacacagaatgtacAGCGGAATGCACTCACCAGTTCACACGAAAACAGAATAGACGGTATTTTCTGCAtgctatattttaaaataaaagtatgcGTGGTGTCATGGTTTCAACCGTGAGGGGGTGTCCTGtcctacatttttacatttacagcatttaccagacgtccttatccagagcgacttacaatcagtatttacagggacagtcccccctggagcaactcagggttaagtgtcctgcacagggacccaatggtagtaagttgggtttgaacctgggtcttctggttctcaggtgagtgtgttacccgct
The window above is part of the Denticeps clupeoides chromosome 6, fDenClu1.1, whole genome shotgun sequence genome. Proteins encoded here:
- the lhx1b gene encoding LIM/homeobox protein Lhx1b, with amino-acid sequence MVQCAGCERPILDRFLLNVLDRAWHAECVRCCDCRCRLSDKCFTRDGRLYCKSDFFRRYGTKCGGCAQGISPSDLVRRARSKVFHLTCFTCIMCSKQISTGEELYILDDYKFVCKEDYLNHSAGGGKDATLLSVTTCSDPSLSPDPQDDGKDSENGHLSDKEPSSNDNDEQTAGGKRRGPRTTIKAKQLETLKAAFAATPKPTRHIREQLAQETGLNMRVIQVWFQNRRSKERRMKQLSALGARRHALFRNPRRMRALVDRLEPGELTPSGHFPYYADYQGEYYGGNYDYFPQGPPASHAQTPGDLGYVSSSGPAGTPLGTMDHHHHHHPSGEVPCYTDIASQHPGDSPSPEPGGPGSMQSVSSEMCGPGTPFASMGLNGGGYSSQLSHPSSELSEGTVW